The following coding sequences lie in one Silene latifolia isolate original U9 population chromosome 5, ASM4854445v1, whole genome shotgun sequence genomic window:
- the LOC141656469 gene encoding protein ACCELERATED CELL DEATH 6-like isoform X2 has protein sequence MDYLRQALATHPLEEFLTLSPDDNGHHYNIIHVAVFCLQQEFLRELITKLPPSIVHSLISQQDINEFRINSVHYAALRGDVEILRLLLGFYRDSPSPSSSGLSIEKPWLAMDSKGNTPLQSALELGKEECALEIMSMDMEVLCNMVNSNGTSPLLEAVRCRCPKVAVKILTADHGYSTSGDDELTPLDLAPNSTEEVCRLLLEKHPEMLKKVDETGLNILHLWVRIGHVWPFHLLIEREETSAWRKDYIDLLCAVENEKNYNPLHVAATGSNEKSVEIVQLLVEAYVKAYEKEKGEILRMSPWRQENVDGETPLMRALISRHEELALYFLSLDLDLVLYETRGILYCAVLYGSDRAVEKMLMSIDPSTLRLKSYNPEGQNVLHAASNCTERTTILLMDKLPWLINEPDENGKRPIDTASEAGTAWLIELLLKKDPSSITSSPYAWTFACANGHLAAIDSFISHCPDFRKLCLELRDTPLHYIRLRAYREYKEFIAIPMIEEMKNVVDSEGATPLHLAIGYKNIMLTEVLLTTDRVDKTIQDKKGKTAIDLLVEICDQDGEWDAMCKRVGINPRLRTTYIQPTNLNIGRATYQSSASSPGEMRSTLSVVAALLATLTFAAGFTLPGGFNNDTGIATLSGKAAFLVFILADTYAMCCAMFVLFCLIWSMVCDSDKSLLLIDRSVLILMQSLYGTLLAFMTGVYTVIAHKSLWAAIFVFVMCSLVAISANRTVLYKLLDKLIPSADRKVHNHVRSLEEGHHLQHTYTDMKIQ, from the exons ATGGATTACCTTAGACAAGCTCTTGCTACTCACCCCCTTGAGGAGTTCCTCACTCTGTCTCCGGACGACAACGGCCACCACTACAACATCATTCACGTGGCCGTGTTCTGTCTACAACAAGAATTTTTAAGAGAATTAATCACCAAGTTACCACCTTCGATCGTACACTCCCTCATTTCACAACAAGATATCAACGAATTCAGGATAAACTCCGTGCACTATGCAGCTTTACGAGGTGATGTCGAGATTCTTAGGCTCCTCCTCGGCTTCTACCGGGACTCACCCTCGCCCTCCTCTTCGGGCTTGTCAATAGAAAAGCCGTGGCTAGCCATGGATTCGAAGGGGAACACGCCTTTACAAAGTGCTCTTGAACTAGGAAAGGAGGAGTGTGCATTGGAAATAATGTCTATGGATATGGAAGTGCTGTGTAATATGGTGAATTCTAATGGGACAAGCCCTCTTCTTGAGGCGGTTCGATGTCGGTGTCCTAAAGTTGCCGTGAAAATATTAACGGCCGATCATGGTTATAGTACTAGTGGTGATGATGAGTTAACTCCACTTGATCTTGCACCCAATTCCACAG AAGAAGTTTGCAGACTGCTACTTGAGAAGCATCCTGAAATGCTAAAAAAAGTTGATGAAACCGGATTAAACATCCTTCATTTGTGGGTAAGGATAGGCCATGTTTGGCCATTCCACTTACTCATAGAGCGAGAAGAAACCTCTGCTTGGAGAAAAGACTACATCGACCTTCTATGTGCAGTCGAGAATGAAAAAAACTATAACCCTTTACATGTGGCAGCCACTGGATCCAATGAGAAATCAGTCGAGATTGTGCAGCTTCTCGTAGAGGCTTATGTCAAGGCGTATGAGAAAGAAAAGGGTGAGATTCTTCGGATGAGCCCTTGGAGACAAGAAAATGTTGATGGGGAAACGCCTCTAATGAGAGCCTTGATCAGTCGACATGAGGAACTTGCACTTTACTTCTTGTCCTTGGATTTGGATTTGGTTTTATATGAAACCAGGGGTATTCTGTATTGTGCTGTATTGTATGGCTCCGATCGAGCAGTAGAAAAGATGTTAATGTCTATTGATCCTTCAACATTAAGGCTTAAAAGTTATAATCCTGAAGGCCAGAATGTCCTGCATGCTGCTTCAAATTGTACAG AGAGAACAACCATTTTGTTAATGGATAAACTACCATGGCTCATCAACGAGCCTGATGAAAATGGAAAGAGACCTATTGATACCGCATCAGAAGCTGGAACCGCCTGGCTCATAGAATTGCTTCTGAAAAAAGACCCTTCCTCAATCACTAGTTCACCATATGCCTGGACCTTTGCGTGCGCAAATGGTCATTTAGCAGCCATTGATTCCTTCATTAGCCACTGTCCGGATTTCAGGAAACTGTGCCTTGAACTGAGAGACACCCCATTACATTACATCAGACTTAGAGCTTACAGAGAGTACAAGGAGTTTATAGCAATTCCGATGATTGAAGAGATGAAAAACGTTGTTGATTCCGAAGGTGCAACACCTTTGCATCTTGCCATAGGCTACAAGAACATAATGTTAACTGAAGTACTGCTAACTACTGATAGGGTGGATAAAACTATCCAGGATAAAAAGGGTAAAACTGCCATAGATTTGCTGGTAGAGATATGCGACCAAGATGGTGAATGG GATGCAATGTGCAAACGCGTTGGTATAAACCCTCGGTTAAGGACAACATACATTCAACCGACTAACCTCAATATAGGAAGAGCTACGTACCAAAGCTCTGCCTCTTCTCCTGGAGAAATGCGAAGCACATTATCAGTAGTAGCAGCCCTTCTTGCAACCCTCACATTCGCTGCAGGATTCACGCTTCCAGGAGGCTTCAACAATGATACAGGAATTGCCACATTATCCGGAAAAGCAGCCTTCTTAGTGTTCATCCTAGCCGACACATATGCTATGTGTTGCGCCATGTTTGTGCTCTTCTGCCTCATCTGGTCTATGGTTTGCGACAGTGATAAGTCTCTCCTTCTCATTGATCGCAGTGTGCTGATACTTATGCAATCATTGTATGGAACTCTGCTCGCGTTTATGACAGGAGTATATACAGTCATAGCACACAAGTCCTTATGGGCAGCCATTTTTGTGTTTGTGATGTGCTCTCTTGTCGCGATTTCGGCCAACAGGACTGTCTTGTATAAGCTCCTTGATAAGTTAATTCCTTCAGCTGACAGGAAAGTACATAACCATGTCCGATCCTTGGAAGAG GGGCATCACTTGCAACATACATATACCGATATGAAAATCCAATGA
- the LOC141656469 gene encoding protein ACCELERATED CELL DEATH 6-like isoform X1, with protein sequence MNDDGTLLIHIAARYGNMDYLRQALATHPLEEFLTLSPDDNGHHYNIIHVAVFCLQQEFLRELITKLPPSIVHSLISQQDINEFRINSVHYAALRGDVEILRLLLGFYRDSPSPSSSGLSIEKPWLAMDSKGNTPLQSALELGKEECALEIMSMDMEVLCNMVNSNGTSPLLEAVRCRCPKVAVKILTADHGYSTSGDDELTPLDLAPNSTEEVCRLLLEKHPEMLKKVDETGLNILHLWVRIGHVWPFHLLIEREETSAWRKDYIDLLCAVENEKNYNPLHVAATGSNEKSVEIVQLLVEAYVKAYEKEKGEILRMSPWRQENVDGETPLMRALISRHEELALYFLSLDLDLVLYETRGILYCAVLYGSDRAVEKMLMSIDPSTLRLKSYNPEGQNVLHAASNCTERTTILLMDKLPWLINEPDENGKRPIDTASEAGTAWLIELLLKKDPSSITSSPYAWTFACANGHLAAIDSFISHCPDFRKLCLELRDTPLHYIRLRAYREYKEFIAIPMIEEMKNVVDSEGATPLHLAIGYKNIMLTEVLLTTDRVDKTIQDKKGKTAIDLLVEICDQDGEWDAMCKRVGINPRLRTTYIQPTNLNIGRATYQSSASSPGEMRSTLSVVAALLATLTFAAGFTLPGGFNNDTGIATLSGKAAFLVFILADTYAMCCAMFVLFCLIWSMVCDSDKSLLLIDRSVLILMQSLYGTLLAFMTGVYTVIAHKSLWAAIFVFVMCSLVAISANRTVLYKLLDKLIPSADRKVHNHVRSLEEGHHLQHTYTDMKIQ encoded by the exons ATGAACGACGATGGGACCCTTTTGATCCACATAGCAGCTCGTTATGGAAACATGGATTACCTTAGACAAGCTCTTGCTACTCACCCCCTTGAGGAGTTCCTCACTCTGTCTCCGGACGACAACGGCCACCACTACAACATCATTCACGTGGCCGTGTTCTGTCTACAACAAGAATTTTTAAGAGAATTAATCACCAAGTTACCACCTTCGATCGTACACTCCCTCATTTCACAACAAGATATCAACGAATTCAGGATAAACTCCGTGCACTATGCAGCTTTACGAGGTGATGTCGAGATTCTTAGGCTCCTCCTCGGCTTCTACCGGGACTCACCCTCGCCCTCCTCTTCGGGCTTGTCAATAGAAAAGCCGTGGCTAGCCATGGATTCGAAGGGGAACACGCCTTTACAAAGTGCTCTTGAACTAGGAAAGGAGGAGTGTGCATTGGAAATAATGTCTATGGATATGGAAGTGCTGTGTAATATGGTGAATTCTAATGGGACAAGCCCTCTTCTTGAGGCGGTTCGATGTCGGTGTCCTAAAGTTGCCGTGAAAATATTAACGGCCGATCATGGTTATAGTACTAGTGGTGATGATGAGTTAACTCCACTTGATCTTGCACCCAATTCCACAG AAGAAGTTTGCAGACTGCTACTTGAGAAGCATCCTGAAATGCTAAAAAAAGTTGATGAAACCGGATTAAACATCCTTCATTTGTGGGTAAGGATAGGCCATGTTTGGCCATTCCACTTACTCATAGAGCGAGAAGAAACCTCTGCTTGGAGAAAAGACTACATCGACCTTCTATGTGCAGTCGAGAATGAAAAAAACTATAACCCTTTACATGTGGCAGCCACTGGATCCAATGAGAAATCAGTCGAGATTGTGCAGCTTCTCGTAGAGGCTTATGTCAAGGCGTATGAGAAAGAAAAGGGTGAGATTCTTCGGATGAGCCCTTGGAGACAAGAAAATGTTGATGGGGAAACGCCTCTAATGAGAGCCTTGATCAGTCGACATGAGGAACTTGCACTTTACTTCTTGTCCTTGGATTTGGATTTGGTTTTATATGAAACCAGGGGTATTCTGTATTGTGCTGTATTGTATGGCTCCGATCGAGCAGTAGAAAAGATGTTAATGTCTATTGATCCTTCAACATTAAGGCTTAAAAGTTATAATCCTGAAGGCCAGAATGTCCTGCATGCTGCTTCAAATTGTACAG AGAGAACAACCATTTTGTTAATGGATAAACTACCATGGCTCATCAACGAGCCTGATGAAAATGGAAAGAGACCTATTGATACCGCATCAGAAGCTGGAACCGCCTGGCTCATAGAATTGCTTCTGAAAAAAGACCCTTCCTCAATCACTAGTTCACCATATGCCTGGACCTTTGCGTGCGCAAATGGTCATTTAGCAGCCATTGATTCCTTCATTAGCCACTGTCCGGATTTCAGGAAACTGTGCCTTGAACTGAGAGACACCCCATTACATTACATCAGACTTAGAGCTTACAGAGAGTACAAGGAGTTTATAGCAATTCCGATGATTGAAGAGATGAAAAACGTTGTTGATTCCGAAGGTGCAACACCTTTGCATCTTGCCATAGGCTACAAGAACATAATGTTAACTGAAGTACTGCTAACTACTGATAGGGTGGATAAAACTATCCAGGATAAAAAGGGTAAAACTGCCATAGATTTGCTGGTAGAGATATGCGACCAAGATGGTGAATGG GATGCAATGTGCAAACGCGTTGGTATAAACCCTCGGTTAAGGACAACATACATTCAACCGACTAACCTCAATATAGGAAGAGCTACGTACCAAAGCTCTGCCTCTTCTCCTGGAGAAATGCGAAGCACATTATCAGTAGTAGCAGCCCTTCTTGCAACCCTCACATTCGCTGCAGGATTCACGCTTCCAGGAGGCTTCAACAATGATACAGGAATTGCCACATTATCCGGAAAAGCAGCCTTCTTAGTGTTCATCCTAGCCGACACATATGCTATGTGTTGCGCCATGTTTGTGCTCTTCTGCCTCATCTGGTCTATGGTTTGCGACAGTGATAAGTCTCTCCTTCTCATTGATCGCAGTGTGCTGATACTTATGCAATCATTGTATGGAACTCTGCTCGCGTTTATGACAGGAGTATATACAGTCATAGCACACAAGTCCTTATGGGCAGCCATTTTTGTGTTTGTGATGTGCTCTCTTGTCGCGATTTCGGCCAACAGGACTGTCTTGTATAAGCTCCTTGATAAGTTAATTCCTTCAGCTGACAGGAAAGTACATAACCATGTCCGATCCTTGGAAGAG GGGCATCACTTGCAACATACATATACCGATATGAAAATCCAATGA
- the LOC141656469 gene encoding protein ACCELERATED CELL DEATH 6-like isoform X3 has product MDSKGNTPLQSALELGKEECALEIMSMDMEVLCNMVNSNGTSPLLEAVRCRCPKVAVKILTADHGYSTSGDDELTPLDLAPNSTEEVCRLLLEKHPEMLKKVDETGLNILHLWVRIGHVWPFHLLIEREETSAWRKDYIDLLCAVENEKNYNPLHVAATGSNEKSVEIVQLLVEAYVKAYEKEKGEILRMSPWRQENVDGETPLMRALISRHEELALYFLSLDLDLVLYETRGILYCAVLYGSDRAVEKMLMSIDPSTLRLKSYNPEGQNVLHAASNCTERTTILLMDKLPWLINEPDENGKRPIDTASEAGTAWLIELLLKKDPSSITSSPYAWTFACANGHLAAIDSFISHCPDFRKLCLELRDTPLHYIRLRAYREYKEFIAIPMIEEMKNVVDSEGATPLHLAIGYKNIMLTEVLLTTDRVDKTIQDKKGKTAIDLLVEICDQDGEWDAMCKRVGINPRLRTTYIQPTNLNIGRATYQSSASSPGEMRSTLSVVAALLATLTFAAGFTLPGGFNNDTGIATLSGKAAFLVFILADTYAMCCAMFVLFCLIWSMVCDSDKSLLLIDRSVLILMQSLYGTLLAFMTGVYTVIAHKSLWAAIFVFVMCSLVAISANRTVLYKLLDKLIPSADRKVHNHVRSLEEGHHLQHTYTDMKIQ; this is encoded by the exons ATGGATTCGAAGGGGAACACGCCTTTACAAAGTGCTCTTGAACTAGGAAAGGAGGAGTGTGCATTGGAAATAATGTCTATGGATATGGAAGTGCTGTGTAATATGGTGAATTCTAATGGGACAAGCCCTCTTCTTGAGGCGGTTCGATGTCGGTGTCCTAAAGTTGCCGTGAAAATATTAACGGCCGATCATGGTTATAGTACTAGTGGTGATGATGAGTTAACTCCACTTGATCTTGCACCCAATTCCACAG AAGAAGTTTGCAGACTGCTACTTGAGAAGCATCCTGAAATGCTAAAAAAAGTTGATGAAACCGGATTAAACATCCTTCATTTGTGGGTAAGGATAGGCCATGTTTGGCCATTCCACTTACTCATAGAGCGAGAAGAAACCTCTGCTTGGAGAAAAGACTACATCGACCTTCTATGTGCAGTCGAGAATGAAAAAAACTATAACCCTTTACATGTGGCAGCCACTGGATCCAATGAGAAATCAGTCGAGATTGTGCAGCTTCTCGTAGAGGCTTATGTCAAGGCGTATGAGAAAGAAAAGGGTGAGATTCTTCGGATGAGCCCTTGGAGACAAGAAAATGTTGATGGGGAAACGCCTCTAATGAGAGCCTTGATCAGTCGACATGAGGAACTTGCACTTTACTTCTTGTCCTTGGATTTGGATTTGGTTTTATATGAAACCAGGGGTATTCTGTATTGTGCTGTATTGTATGGCTCCGATCGAGCAGTAGAAAAGATGTTAATGTCTATTGATCCTTCAACATTAAGGCTTAAAAGTTATAATCCTGAAGGCCAGAATGTCCTGCATGCTGCTTCAAATTGTACAG AGAGAACAACCATTTTGTTAATGGATAAACTACCATGGCTCATCAACGAGCCTGATGAAAATGGAAAGAGACCTATTGATACCGCATCAGAAGCTGGAACCGCCTGGCTCATAGAATTGCTTCTGAAAAAAGACCCTTCCTCAATCACTAGTTCACCATATGCCTGGACCTTTGCGTGCGCAAATGGTCATTTAGCAGCCATTGATTCCTTCATTAGCCACTGTCCGGATTTCAGGAAACTGTGCCTTGAACTGAGAGACACCCCATTACATTACATCAGACTTAGAGCTTACAGAGAGTACAAGGAGTTTATAGCAATTCCGATGATTGAAGAGATGAAAAACGTTGTTGATTCCGAAGGTGCAACACCTTTGCATCTTGCCATAGGCTACAAGAACATAATGTTAACTGAAGTACTGCTAACTACTGATAGGGTGGATAAAACTATCCAGGATAAAAAGGGTAAAACTGCCATAGATTTGCTGGTAGAGATATGCGACCAAGATGGTGAATGG GATGCAATGTGCAAACGCGTTGGTATAAACCCTCGGTTAAGGACAACATACATTCAACCGACTAACCTCAATATAGGAAGAGCTACGTACCAAAGCTCTGCCTCTTCTCCTGGAGAAATGCGAAGCACATTATCAGTAGTAGCAGCCCTTCTTGCAACCCTCACATTCGCTGCAGGATTCACGCTTCCAGGAGGCTTCAACAATGATACAGGAATTGCCACATTATCCGGAAAAGCAGCCTTCTTAGTGTTCATCCTAGCCGACACATATGCTATGTGTTGCGCCATGTTTGTGCTCTTCTGCCTCATCTGGTCTATGGTTTGCGACAGTGATAAGTCTCTCCTTCTCATTGATCGCAGTGTGCTGATACTTATGCAATCATTGTATGGAACTCTGCTCGCGTTTATGACAGGAGTATATACAGTCATAGCACACAAGTCCTTATGGGCAGCCATTTTTGTGTTTGTGATGTGCTCTCTTGTCGCGATTTCGGCCAACAGGACTGTCTTGTATAAGCTCCTTGATAAGTTAATTCCTTCAGCTGACAGGAAAGTACATAACCATGTCCGATCCTTGGAAGAG GGGCATCACTTGCAACATACATATACCGATATGAAAATCCAATGA
- the LOC141656471 gene encoding protein ACCELERATED CELL DEATH 6-like, with protein sequence MNNGESYLLHKAARVGDMVYLRQALATQPIQEFFTLCPTDGGYLNIIHVAILCLQQEFIRELLNKLPASAIHFLISQQDTSESKVNALHYVASRGDVDILKLFLDFYRSSPSSSSTVEVSTEKPWLAVDSQGSTPLLRAITQGKEECALEIMSMDMEVLCNMVNDRGTSPLVEAVRRRCPKVAVKILTSGHVYSTSGDDGLTPLDLAPNCTEEVCRLLLDKHPEMLKKVDGNGVTMLHVWVMVGHVWPFHLLIERATTSAWRKDYIDLLCAVENDRNYNPLHVAATGSNEKSVDIVQLLVEAYKKAYELERGDLVRVSPWIRESVLGETPLTRALVSRQQELALYFLSLDSESLVLYASRSTLYCAVSYGCDRVVEKILTSIDPSSFRRKTELVKQEDDHGQNVLHVASNCKERAANMLLDKLPWLINEPDNNGKRPLDTASEVGTAWLIEMLLKKDPSSITSAPHAWTYACKNGHLAAIDAFINHCADFRKLCLGLRDTPLHHIKFRAYKEYKDFIAIPLIEEMKNIVDIDGATPLHRAIECKDIIFTEVLLTTDGVHRSIKDKNGKTAIALLVEICDQDADWDEMCKRIGVNPRLRTTYIQPMNLNLGRATNQSSASSPGEMRSTLSVVAALLATLTFAAGFTLPGGFNSDTGNAILSHKAPFIVFILADTYAMCCAMLVLFCLMWSMVCDSDKSVVLIDRSVLILMQSLYGTLVAFMTGVYTVIAYKSFWVAILVFVMCSLVAISANKTILYKLLDKLIPSADRKIVNQSRSLEEGTPLTTYNYQNEDPTING encoded by the exons ATGAACAATGGTGAGAGCTATTTGCTCCACAAAGCGGCCCGTGTCGGAGACATGGTTTACCTTAGACAAGCTCTTGCCACTCAACCCATCCAGGAGTTCTTCACTCTATGCCCGACTGACGGCGGCTACCTCAATATCATCCACGTTGCGATATTGTGTTTACAGCAAGAATTCATAAGAGAATTACTCAATAAATTACCAGCTTCGGCCATACACTTCCTCATTTCACAACAAGACACCAGTGAATCCAAAGTAAACGCCCTGCATTACGTGGCGTCAAGGGGTGATGTCGATATTCTTAAGCTTTTCCTCGACTTCTACCGATCCTCACCCTCTTCCTCGTCTACTGTTGAAGTGTCGACAGAGAAGCCGTGGCTAGCTGTGGATTCGCAAGGGAGTACGCCTTTACTAAGGGCTATTACACAAGGAAAGGAGGAATGTGCGTTGGAAATAATGTCTATGGATATGGAAGTGCTTTGTAATATGGTGAATGATAGAGGGACGAGCCCTCTTGTTGAGGCGGTTCGACGTCGGTGTCCCAAGGTTGCTGTGAAAATATTAACATCCGGTCATGTTTATAGTACTAGTGGTGACGATGGGTTAACTCCACTCGATCTTGCACCTAATTGCACAG AAGAAGTTTGCAGACTGCTGCTTGATAAGCACCCTGAAATGTTGAAAAAAGTCGACGGAAACGGAGTAACCATGCTCCATGTGTGGGTAATGGTAGGCCATGTTTGGCCATTCCACCTACTCATAGAGCGGGCAACAACCTCTGCTTGGAGAAAAGACTATATCGACCTTCTATGTGCAGTCGAGAATGACAGAAACTATAACCCTTTACATGTGGCAGCCACTGGATCCAATGAGAAATCAGTCGATATTGTGCAGCTCCTAGTAGAGGCTTACAAGAAGGCGTACGAGCTAGAAAGGGGAGATTTAGTTCGCGTAAGCCCTTGGATACGAGAAAGTGTACTTGGAGAAACGCCTCTAACGAGGGCCTTAGTCAGTCGACAACAAGAACTTGCACTTTACTTCTTGTCCTTGGATTCGGAGAGTTTGGTTTTATATGCATCCAGGAGTACACTGTATTGTGCCGTGTCTTATGGATGTGATCGAGTAGTCGAAAAGATTTTAACGTCTATTGATCCTTCGTCTTTCAGAAGAAAAACTGAACTTGTAAAGCAGGAGGATGATCATGGCCAGAATGTCCTGCACGTTGCTTCCAATTGTAAAG AGAGAGCAGCCAATATGTTATTGGATAAACTACCATGGCTGATCAACGAGCCGGACAACAATGGAAAGAGACCTCTTGACACCGCATCAGAAGTTGGAACCGCGTGGCTCATAGAAATGCTGCTGAAAAAAGACCCTTCCTCAATCACTAGTGCACCGCATGCTTGGACTTATGCATGTAAAAATGGTCACTTGGCGGCCATTGATGCCTTCATCAACCATTGCGCGGACTTCAGGAAGCTTTGCCTTGGACTGAGAGACACTCCATTGCACCACATCAAATTCAGAGCTTACAAAGAATACAAGGACTTCATAGCAATTCCGTTGATTGAAGAAATGAAAAACATTGTTGATATTGACGGTGCAACACCTTTGCATCGCGCCATAGAATGCAAGGACATAATCTTTACTGAAGTACTGTTAACTACTGATGGGGTGCATCGAAGCATCAAGGATAAGAACGGTAAAACTGCCATTGCTTTGCTGGTAGAGATATGCGACCAAGATGCTGATTGG GACGAAATGTGTAAACGCATTGGTGTAAACCCTCGGTTAAGGACAACATACATTCAACCAATGAACCTCAACTTAGGAAGAGCTACAAACCAGAGCTCTGCATCTTCTCCTGGAGAAATGCGAAGCACATTATCAGTAGTAGCAGCCCTTCTTGCAACCCTCACATTTGCTGCAGGGTTCACGCTTCCAGGAGGCTTCAACAGTGATACCGGAAATGCCATATTATCCCACAAGGCACCCTTCATAGTGTTCATCTTGGCAGACACATATGCCATGTGTTGTGCCATGTTGGTGCTATTCTGCCTCATGTGGTCTATGGTTTGCGACAGTGACAAGTCTGTCGTCCTCATTGATCGCAGTGTGCTGATACTTATGCAATCGCTCTATGGAACCCTGGTCGCGTTTATGACTGGAGTGTACACGGTCATAGCATACAAGTCCTTCTGGGTAGCCATTCTTGTGTTTGTCATGTGCTCTCTTGTAGCGATTTCCGCCAACAAAACCATCTTGTATAAGTTGCTTGATAAGTTAATCCCTTCAGCTGACAGGAAGATAGTAAACCAGTCCCGATCTTTGGAAGAG GGGACGCCACTTACAACATATAACTATCAAAATGAAGATCCTACGATAAATGGTTGA